One Papaver somniferum cultivar HN1 chromosome 10, ASM357369v1, whole genome shotgun sequence genomic window carries:
- the LOC113318881 gene encoding cytochrome P450 94A1-like, giving the protein MFEIGVLVSWLILLIIIPLFTFSFFINFTSSSTINSKLPRCYPLIGSYFDIVANRGRMNQWMAEVLRHCPTGTYALRRPFGYRQIFTANPANVQHILKSQFSLYPKGEMFRISLTDFLGSGIFNTDGDNWKFQRQISSHEFNTKSLRKFVEEVVTTEVSDRLIPILNSTAEMNSVLDLQDILQRFAFDNICKIAFGFDPEYLSPSLQEAEFATAFEEATKLSGERLSSAIPNLWRIKRYLNIGSEKNLKIANSKVQEFAKNIVRQKRQDLEKKSSFEVTDLLSRFINYDHLEENWLIDIVVSFILAGRDTTSAALTWFFWLISCHPKVEEEIVKEILGIPDKPVYSDIKEMTYTHAALCESMRLYPPVPTDSKQAASDDILPDGTVVKKGERVTYHPYAMARMQNLWGSDWMEFKPERWLERDSINGKLSFVPKDSYTYPVFQAGPRICLGKEMAFLQMKMIVFETLRGFRVVPAHENGFEPVFISYLTAKMKDGFPVKIQKRDLSL; this is encoded by the coding sequence ATGTTCGAAATCGGGGTTTTAGTTTCATGGCTTATCCTCCTCATTATCATTCCTTTGTTTACCTTTTCATTTTTCATCaacttcacttcttcaagtactATTAATTCCAAGTTGCCGAGATGTTACCCGTTAATAGGTTCATATTTCGATATCGTTGCAAATCGAGGTCGAATGAATCAGTGGATGGCCGAGGTTCTTCGTCACTGTCCAACTGGTACTTATGCTCTTCGACGTCCCTTTGGTTATCGTCAGATCTTCACTGCTAATCCTGCAAACGTCCAACACATACTTAAATCCCAATTTTCTCTTTACCCAAAAGGTGAAATGTTTAGAATCTCTCTAACTGATTTTTTAGGCTCTGGTATATTCAATACTGATGGTGATAATTGGAAGTTTCAAAGACAAATATCAAGCCATGAATTCAATACCAAATCTCTTCGTAAATTTGTCGAAGAGGTCGTTACGACCGAAGTTTCTGATAGACTAATCCCCATCCTCAACTCAACAGCTGAAATGAACTCTGTCTTGGATCTTCAGGATATCCTCCAAAGATTTGCTTTTGATAATATTTGCAAGATTGCATTTGGTTTCGATCCGGAATACCTCTCACCATCACTCCAAGAAGCAGAATTCGCTACTGCTTTTGAAGAAGCAACTAAACTAAGCGGCGAAAGATTGAGCTCTGCGATCCCAAATTTGTGGAGAATTAAAAGGTATCTTAATATTGGATCCGAGAAGAATCTCAAAATTGCGAATTCAAAAGTCCAAGAGTTCGCAAAAAACATTGTAAGACAGAAGAGACAAGATCTCGAAAAGAAGTCTTCATTTGAAGTTACTGATCTTCTTTCAAGGTTCATAAATTATGATCATTTAGAAGAAAACTGGTTGATAGATATTGTTGTAAGTTTTATTTTGGCAGGTCGAGACACAACCTCAGCAGCCTTAACATGGTTTTTCTGGTTAATTTCCTGCCAcccaaaagtagaagaagagatagtAAAAGAGATACTTGGGATACCAGACAAACCGGTCTACAGCGATATAAAGGAAATGACTTATACCCATGCAGCTCTTTGTGAGAGCATGAGACTGTACCCACCAGTACCTACAGACAGTAAACAAGCAGCTAGCGACGACATTTTACCGGACGGAACGGTTGTAAAGAAAGGAGAGCGAGTAACATATCATCCATACGCAATGGCAAGGATGCAAAACTTGTGGGGTTCAGATTGGATGGAATTCAAGCCAGAGAGATGGTTAGAGAGAGACAGCATTAATGGAAAATTAAGCTTTGTGCCCAAGGATTCCTATACATATCCAGTATTTCAAGCAGGACCCAGGATTTGTTTGGGTAAGGAGATGGCATTTTTACAAATGAAGATGATAGTATTTGAAACTTTACGTGGTTTTCGAGTTGTTCCAGCACATGAAAAtggttttgaacctgtttttatATCCTACCTTACTGCAAAAATGAAAGATGGTTTCCCAGTGAAGATTCAAAAGAGGGATTTAAGTTTGTGA